A region of Alphaproteobacteria bacterium DNA encodes the following proteins:
- the fumC gene encoding class II fumarate hydratase gives MTHPTTRTETDSFGPIEVPAGHYWGAQTQRSLKNFKIGGERMPLALIHAFGIQKKAAAFANMKLGVLDKAIGDAIVKAADEIILAKMDSEFPLVVWQTGSGTQTNMNVNEVISNRAIEMLGGAMGSKKPVHPNDHVNMGQSSNDSFPTAMHIAAVMQIDDHLIPALLHFAGALEKKAAEFAAIVKIGRTHLQDAVPVTLGQEFSGYAVQARNAVQRARECLPRLYPLAQGGTAVGTGLNAKKGFAEEFARQAAIIAGKPFISAPNKFEALASNDAIVEASGTMNTIAVSFMKIANDIRLLGSGPRCGIGEISLPENEPGSSIMPGKVNPTQSEAMTMVAAQVMGNHVAVTVAGSNGHFELNVFKPVLIYNLLQSVRLLADAARSFTDNCVVGITPNLERIAKLVGESLMLVTALNPHIGYDNAAKVAKKAHAEDKTLKQAALELGILSAEDFDRLIKPEEMVRELD, from the coding sequence ATGACCCATCCGACCACCCGCACCGAGACCGACAGCTTTGGCCCTATCGAGGTTCCCGCCGGACATTACTGGGGAGCGCAGACGCAGCGCAGCCTGAAGAACTTCAAGATCGGCGGCGAACGCATGCCGCTCGCGCTTATTCATGCATTCGGGATTCAGAAAAAGGCGGCGGCGTTCGCCAATATGAAGCTCGGCGTTCTGGACAAGGCTATCGGCGACGCGATCGTAAAAGCCGCCGACGAGATCATCCTCGCGAAAATGGACAGCGAATTTCCGCTGGTGGTCTGGCAAACCGGCTCCGGCACGCAGACCAACATGAACGTCAATGAGGTCATCTCCAACCGCGCCATCGAAATGCTCGGCGGCGCGATGGGCAGCAAAAAGCCGGTCCATCCCAACGATCACGTCAATATGGGCCAAAGCTCCAACGATAGCTTCCCGACCGCGATGCATATCGCGGCCGTCATGCAGATCGACGATCATCTGATCCCGGCGCTGCTGCACTTCGCCGGGGCGCTGGAGAAAAAAGCCGCCGAATTCGCCGCCATCGTCAAAATCGGCCGCACCCATCTGCAGGACGCGGTGCCGGTCACCCTGGGGCAGGAATTCTCCGGCTATGCCGTCCAGGCGCGCAACGCCGTCCAGCGCGCCAGGGAATGCCTGCCGCGCCTCTATCCCTTGGCGCAAGGCGGAACCGCCGTCGGCACCGGCCTCAACGCCAAGAAGGGCTTCGCCGAGGAATTCGCGCGCCAGGCCGCCATCATCGCCGGCAAGCCCTTCATCAGCGCGCCGAATAAGTTCGAGGCGCTAGCCAGCAACGACGCCATCGTCGAAGCCTCCGGCACGATGAACACCATCGCCGTCAGCTTCATGAAAATCGCCAACGACATCCGCCTGCTCGGCTCCGGCCCGCGCTGCGGCATCGGCGAGATCAGCCTGCCGGAAAACGAGCCCGGCTCGTCGATCATGCCCGGCAAGGTCAATCCCACGCAGTCGGAAGCCATGACCATGGTCGCGGCGCAGGTGATGGGCAATCATGTCGCGGTGACGGTGGCGGGATCGAACGGCCATTTCGAGCTGAATGTCTTCAAGCCGGTGCTGATCTATAATCTGCTGCAATCGGTGCGCCTGCTGGCCGATGCCGCGCGCAGCTTTACCGATAATTGCGTCGTGGGCATCACGCCGAATCTGGAGCGGATCGCCAAACTGGTCGGCGAATCCTTGATGCTGGTCACGGCGCTCAACCCCCATATCGGCTATGACAACGCCGCCAAAGTCGCGAAAAAGGCCCATGCCGAGGACAAGACGCTCAAACAGGCCGCGCTGGAACTCGGCATCCTGTCCGCCGAGGATTTCGACCGGCTGATCAAGCCGGAAGAAATGGTGCGGGAGCTGGATTAG
- a CDS encoding helix-turn-helix transcriptional regulator gives MTNRKPSKKAPSWLQTLQQLLNERDFSPRQLSILAGLNPTAVRDMLIGRARNPRYDTLQALARVLGTTPAYLMGDATAQHDLNQGKFPDKLDLLTEIIARIQETADDMGRKLSSKELATMATTLYRQMLADEQKPAALASQARTLIAYAQNNDGAARKIKK, from the coding sequence ATGACAAACCGCAAACCATCCAAGAAAGCCCCCAGCTGGCTCCAGACGCTGCAGCAGCTGCTCAACGAGCGCGATTTTTCGCCGCGCCAGCTGTCGATCCTGGCCGGGCTTAATCCCACGGCGGTGCGCGATATGCTGATAGGCCGCGCGCGCAATCCCCGTTACGACACGCTGCAGGCTCTGGCGCGCGTGCTGGGCACGACGCCCGCCTATTTGATGGGAGACGCGACCGCTCAACATGATTTGAATCAGGGAAAATTTCCCGACAAACTGGATTTGCTGACGGAAATTATCGCCAGAATCCAGGAAACCGCCGACGATATGGGACGGAAACTATCATCCAAGGAATTGGCGACGATGGCGACGACCTTATACCGGCAAATGCTGGCCGACGAGCAAAAGCCCGCGGCACTGGCCTCGCAGGCCCGCACCTTGATCGCCTACGCCCAGAATAACGACGGCGCCGCGAGAAAAATTAAAAAGTAA
- a CDS encoding phosphatase PAP2 family protein, with protein sequence MTQTKQIIIALLAAALIIAGCMMWVDRPITAYLQALDRERPDIIAPFKVITDLGKSVWYLPPLGIYAGVAFLLAWRGKKQWLARGQIAAFIFANVAVSGLAVDLMKILVGRSRPVLLARHDIFNQFSLVVFDSQSWSFPSGHSATVMSLALAVSAIFPRWRAALLVFAGVVASTRVIVAAHYPSDMIAGIAFAVMVYLALTALFRARRWDGWIEPPK encoded by the coding sequence ATGACGCAAACCAAACAAATCATCATAGCCCTTCTGGCGGCGGCTCTCATCATCGCGGGGTGCATGATGTGGGTCGACCGCCCCATCACGGCCTATCTGCAAGCGCTGGATCGGGAGAGGCCCGATATCATCGCGCCATTCAAGGTCATTACCGATCTCGGCAAAAGCGTATGGTATCTTCCGCCGCTCGGTATTTATGCCGGGGTGGCGTTCCTGCTCGCATGGCGCGGAAAGAAGCAATGGCTCGCGCGCGGGCAGATCGCCGCCTTCATCTTCGCCAACGTCGCCGTTTCCGGCCTGGCGGTCGATCTCATGAAGATCCTGGTGGGGCGATCAAGGCCCGTGCTGCTGGCGAGACACGATATCTTTAACCAGTTCTCGCTCGTTGTTTTCGACTCGCAAAGCTGGTCGTTCCCCTCGGGCCATTCGGCTACCGTGATGTCGCTGGCGCTGGCGGTATCGGCGATATTTCCCCGGTGGCGGGCGGCGCTGCTGGTCTTCGCGGGCGTCGTGGCCTCGACGCGCGTGATCGTCGCCGCTCATTATCCCAGCGACATGATCGCCGGAATCGCCTTTGCCGTCATGGTTTACTTGGCGCTGACGGCTTTATTCCGCGCGCGGCGATGGGACGGCTGGATCGAGCCGCCCAAATAG
- a CDS encoding glycosyltransferase family 39 protein, which produces MTGGLTWRHYGLLAALALMTMLPGLASLPPVDRDEPLFAQASKQMIESGNYADIYFQNDPRYKKPIGIYWLQSASALMFGKSPYNEIWPYRLPSLLGALAAILLTGWGAGRISGPRTGFLTAAILVSSGLLNTEARLAKTDAALLAVICGAQWILARAYITQEKLPSRLAAGFWIAQALGIMLKGPIALFISGLTILALWIADRKIDWFKQLRPLPGLALCLALTLPWLVWIGIASGGKFYAESAGHDFLGKIFTGQDRGFLPPGYYAILFPICFGPFTWLALRGLAAAWAERQNRALRFALAWILPAWIAYELIFTKLPHYVLPCYPALAWLAAHAAFQERPVAARWNLFWKAANILLGSALALFMLAVAAVPLMLGESLKPLPAGLILIAVLFLVLQMRQQLRAPAKAARWGVGSAIILIPAVFSLLLPALDSLWISRQTAEKFAEFRSCASSRLITSGYTEPSLVFLAGTATLPANGAAYAAKLLEQDSCAVAMIEKKQEAKFNGGLNAVKLGEIRGYNYNGGGWQDFSLYRPNGTKQTP; this is translated from the coding sequence ATGACCGGGGGGCTGACCTGGCGGCATTATGGCCTGCTTGCTGCGCTCGCGCTGATGACGATGCTGCCCGGCCTTGCCAGCTTGCCGCCGGTCGACCGCGACGAGCCGCTTTTCGCCCAGGCCAGCAAGCAGATGATCGAGAGCGGCAATTATGCCGACATCTATTTCCAGAACGATCCGCGCTACAAAAAACCTATCGGCATATACTGGCTGCAGAGCGCGAGCGCGCTTATGTTCGGCAAGTCTCCCTACAATGAGATATGGCCCTACCGGCTGCCGTCGCTGCTGGGAGCGCTGGCGGCGATCCTGCTGACCGGCTGGGGCGCGGGGCGGATTTCCGGCCCGCGAACCGGATTCCTGACGGCGGCGATCCTCGTCAGTTCCGGCCTGCTGAACACCGAGGCGCGCCTCGCCAAGACCGACGCCGCCCTTCTGGCCGTTATTTGCGGGGCGCAATGGATTCTCGCGCGTGCCTACATAACGCAGGAAAAGCTGCCCTCGCGTCTCGCCGCCGGATTCTGGATAGCCCAGGCCCTGGGGATCATGCTGAAAGGCCCGATTGCTCTCTTCATCAGCGGACTGACGATCCTCGCGCTATGGATCGCCGACCGCAAGATCGATTGGTTCAAACAGTTGCGCCCCCTGCCCGGCCTTGCGTTGTGTCTTGCATTAACCTTGCCCTGGCTGGTCTGGATCGGGATCGCGAGCGGCGGAAAGTTTTATGCCGAATCGGCGGGGCATGATTTCCTCGGCAAGATTTTCACCGGGCAGGATCGCGGCTTCCTGCCCCCCGGCTATTACGCGATCCTGTTTCCGATATGTTTCGGGCCGTTCACGTGGCTCGCGCTGCGCGGCCTGGCGGCGGCATGGGCGGAACGGCAAAACCGGGCGCTCCGCTTCGCGCTCGCCTGGATTTTACCGGCATGGATCGCCTATGAGCTGATTTTCACCAAGCTGCCGCATTATGTGCTGCCCTGCTATCCCGCGCTTGCATGGCTGGCAGCGCATGCCGCGTTTCAGGAAAGGCCGGTCGCCGCACGGTGGAACTTATTCTGGAAAGCCGCCAATATTCTTCTCGGCTCGGCGCTGGCGCTATTCATGCTGGCGGTCGCGGCCGTGCCGCTCATGCTTGGAGAATCCCTCAAGCCGCTTCCCGCCGGACTTATTCTGATCGCTGTTCTTTTTCTTGTTCTTCAGATGCGCCAGCAGTTGCGCGCTCCGGCCAAGGCCGCCCGCTGGGGCGTCGGCAGCGCAATCATTCTCATACCGGCGGTATTTTCCTTGCTGCTCCCCGCGCTGGACTCGCTTTGGATTTCTCGGCAAACGGCGGAAAAATTCGCCGAATTCCGGTCATGCGCCTCAAGCCGCCTCATCACCAGCGGCTATACCGAACCCAGCCTTGTGTTCCTCGCCGGAACCGCTACGCTGCCCGCCAACGGCGCCGCCTATGCGGCAAAACTGCTCGAACAGGATTCATGCGCCGTCGCGATGATCGAGAAGAAACAGGAAGCGAAATTCAACGGCGGCCTGAATGCCGTCAAGCTTGGCGAAATTCGCGGCTACAATTATAACGGCGGCGGATGGCAGGATTTTTCCCTCTACAGGCCAAACGGTACGAAACAAACTCCATGA
- a CDS encoding lipid-A-disaccharide synthase N-terminal domain-containing protein, whose amino-acid sequence MSIAENLIAWLIVHWDWWVIFGFAGQALFGMRFIYQWIVSERAGKSVIPESFWYLSLTGGGTTLIYAIHKQDPVFIFGQAAAMLVYLRNIHFIRRDKAVAAPAE is encoded by the coding sequence ATGAGCATCGCTGAAAATCTTATCGCATGGCTGATCGTCCATTGGGACTGGTGGGTGATATTCGGCTTCGCGGGACAAGCGCTCTTCGGGATGCGCTTTATCTATCAATGGATCGTCAGCGAGCGCGCCGGCAAGAGCGTGATTCCCGAATCCTTCTGGTATTTGAGCCTGACCGGCGGCGGGACGACGCTGATCTACGCCATTCACAAGCAAGACCCGGTCTTCATTTTCGGTCAGGCCGCGGCGATGCTCGTCTATCTGCGCAACATCCATTTCATCCGGCGGGATAAAGCCGTGGCCGCGCCCGCGGAATGA
- the zapE gene encoding cell division protein ZapE translates to MTVSLQQIYTARLASGELRPDPPQARAVDALQNLCVRLSAGVARQATGTFGRLWRQKQAVPAVRGIYLHGEVGRGKSMLMDLFFDAAPVKAKRRVHFHQFMLEIHAALHQWRGRNSGKADPLPQIARRIAADSKLLCFDEFHVCDIADAMILGRLFTALFQAGVVLVATSNWPPDELYKGGLQRQLFLPFIETLKSQTDIVELEGATDYRLARVHGRPMFFSPLGPEASRHLAELFAALTDDAEPKADTLQVAQGRHLELSRAAKGAAWCTFAELCEQPLGAADYLALANGYHVLLLDGVPCLNSEQRNAALRFMTLIDALYEAKVKLAMTSAAPPEQIYTEGEHSFAFKRTVSRLMEMQAADYLGAPHVRTAED, encoded by the coding sequence ATGACCGTAAGTCTTCAGCAAATCTACACCGCCCGCCTCGCTTCGGGCGAATTGCGTCCCGACCCGCCCCAGGCGCGGGCAGTCGATGCCTTGCAGAATTTATGCGTTCGCCTGTCGGCCGGCGTTGCCAGGCAGGCCACCGGCACTTTTGGGCGGCTCTGGCGGCAAAAGCAAGCTGTCCCGGCCGTGCGCGGAATCTATCTCCATGGCGAAGTCGGGCGAGGCAAATCCATGCTGATGGATTTGTTTTTCGACGCCGCGCCGGTCAAGGCCAAAAGACGAGTTCATTTTCACCAATTCATGCTCGAAATCCACGCGGCGCTCCATCAATGGCGCGGCAGGAATAGCGGCAAGGCCGATCCCCTGCCCCAGATCGCCCGCCGGATCGCCGCCGACAGCAAATTGCTGTGTTTCGACGAATTTCATGTCTGCGACATCGCCGACGCCATGATTCTGGGACGGCTGTTCACGGCGCTGTTCCAGGCGGGCGTGGTGCTGGTGGCGACATCGAACTGGCCGCCCGACGAGCTTTACAAGGGCGGACTGCAGCGCCAGTTGTTCCTGCCCTTTATCGAGACGCTGAAATCGCAGACCGATATCGTCGAACTGGAAGGCGCGACCGATTACCGCTTGGCGCGGGTGCATGGACGCCCGATGTTCTTTTCGCCGCTGGGGCCGGAAGCCAGCCGTCATCTTGCCGAATTATTCGCCGCGCTCACCGACGATGCCGAACCGAAGGCCGACACGCTTCAAGTGGCTCAGGGGCGGCATCTGGAACTGTCCCGCGCGGCCAAGGGCGCCGCCTGGTGCACATTCGCCGAATTATGCGAGCAGCCGCTCGGCGCGGCCGATTATCTGGCCTTGGCCAACGGCTATCATGTGCTGCTGCTCGACGGCGTGCCATGCCTGAATTCCGAGCAGCGCAATGCGGCGCTGCGCTTCATGACGCTGATCGACGCCTTGTATGAAGCCAAGGTGAAGCTGGCCATGACGTCCGCCGCGCCGCCGGAGCAAATTTATACCGAGGGCGAGCATTCCTTCGCCTTTAAGCGCACCGTAAGCCGGTTGATGGAAATGCAGGCCGCCGACTATCTCGGCGCGCCGCATGTCAGAACTGCAGAGGATTGA
- a CDS encoding FtsW/RodA/SpoVE family cell cycle protein — protein sequence MPRSFFFHNDDLRLTEKLRAVHWGLVLLVAMVCGIGVALLYSAGGRNWQPWAWPQMIRAGVGILLMLGFAMIDVRWWLRLAYPLYFTMLALLVVVEIIGHIGMGAQRWLNLGFFVIQPSEMMKITMILALARYFHGLPGEDIGRIRSLVPPALMAVFPIGMVLMQPNLGTAALLGFNAMALFFVAGVRKWKFFALFCRRRGQSTDRMAFSA from the coding sequence ATGCCTCGCAGCTTCTTTTTCCATAACGACGATTTGCGCCTGACCGAGAAACTTCGGGCGGTTCATTGGGGGCTGGTGCTGCTGGTCGCGATGGTCTGCGGCATCGGGGTCGCTTTGCTTTATTCCGCGGGCGGCAGGAACTGGCAGCCCTGGGCCTGGCCGCAGATGATTCGCGCGGGCGTCGGCATCCTGCTCATGCTGGGTTTCGCGATGATCGACGTGCGCTGGTGGCTGCGGCTGGCCTATCCGCTCTATTTCACGATGCTGGCGCTTTTGGTCGTGGTCGAAATTATCGGCCATATCGGCATGGGGGCGCAGCGCTGGCTCAATCTCGGCTTTTTCGTCATCCAGCCTTCGGAAATGATGAAAATCACCATGATCCTGGCGCTGGCGCGGTATTTTCATGGCTTGCCGGGGGAGGATATAGGCCGGATCAGGTCTTTGGTGCCTCCGGCTCTCATGGCGGTGTTTCCGATCGGCATGGTGCTGATGCAGCCCAATCTCGGCACCGCCGCGCTGCTGGGCTTTAATGCGATGGCGCTGTTTTTTGTCGCGGGTGTGCGGAAATGGAAGTTTTTTGCGCTTTTTTGCCGCCGTCGGGGGCAGTCTACCGATCGCATGGCATTTTCTGCATGA
- a CDS encoding FtsW/RodA/SpoVE family cell cycle protein translates to MRWRCFLSRVCGNGSFLRFFAAVGGSLPIAWHFLHDYQKQRVLTFMNPEADKLGSGYNIMQSKIALGSGGLLGKGFGLGTQSQLQFLPEKHTDFIFVVLAEEFGMIGACVLLALYTLILVYGYLIAIGNRNQFGRLAAFGLTTNFFLYMGVNIAMVTGMMPVVGIPLPLVSYGGTAMLTLMMGFGILLGIGIHRDTRISRTGITDS, encoded by the coding sequence ATGCGATGGCGCTGTTTTTTGTCGCGGGTGTGCGGAAATGGAAGTTTTTTGCGCTTTTTTGCCGCCGTCGGGGGCAGTCTACCGATCGCATGGCATTTTCTGCATGATTACCAGAAGCAGCGGGTGCTGACCTTCATGAATCCCGAGGCCGACAAGCTCGGCAGCGGCTATAACATCATGCAGTCGAAAATAGCCTTGGGTTCGGGCGGGCTTCTTGGCAAGGGTTTCGGCCTCGGCACGCAAAGCCAGCTTCAATTCCTGCCGGAAAAGCATACCGATTTCATCTTCGTCGTGCTGGCGGAGGAATTCGGCATGATCGGCGCCTGTGTCCTGCTGGCGCTTTATACATTGATCTTGGTTTACGGCTACCTGATCGCCATCGGCAATCGCAACCAATTCGGGCGGCTGGCCGCCTTCGGCCTGACGACCAATTTTTTCCTCTATATGGGCGTCAATATCGCCATGGTCACGGGGATGATGCCGGTCGTCGGCATCCCTCTGCCGCTAGTTTCCTACGGCGGGACGGCCATGCTGACCCTGATGATGGGCTTCGGGATTCTTCTCGGGATCGGCATTCACCGCGATACGCGCATTTCGCGAACCGGGATCACCGACTCATGA
- a CDS encoding metal ABC transporter permease produces MEIYDYLIGPFADYAFMRRALAAVVILACGSTPLGVFLVLRRMSLMAEAMSHAVLPGVAIAFMVAGFSLPLMSLGGFCAGVAVALLAGLASRFTQMREDASFAALYPVALALGVMLVSLRGGAIDLMHLLFGSVLAVDQASLFLMTGITGATLMALAIAYRPLVMAICDPAFLSSQGGRTTLYHLLFLALTAMNLVAGFQAMGTLMAVGLMIIPAIAARFWVKHIDAMLGLAVLIGVSAGMAGLLISYHASVASGPAIILVAGVFYLASFLLGHHDSLRARYWPRRHLTQ; encoded by the coding sequence ATGGAAATTTATGACTATCTCATAGGCCCGTTCGCCGATTACGCCTTTATGCGCCGGGCGCTTGCCGCCGTGGTCATCCTGGCGTGCGGCAGCACGCCGCTTGGGGTTTTTCTGGTGCTGCGGCGCATGAGCCTGATGGCCGAGGCCATGTCTCACGCCGTGCTGCCGGGCGTCGCCATCGCCTTCATGGTAGCCGGGTTCTCGCTGCCGCTCATGAGCCTGGGAGGATTTTGCGCCGGAGTCGCGGTGGCGCTGCTCGCGGGGCTGGCGTCCCGCTTTACCCAGATGCGCGAAGACGCCAGTTTCGCCGCGCTCTATCCTGTCGCGCTGGCTTTAGGCGTGATGCTCGTTTCCCTGCGCGGGGGAGCGATCGATTTGATGCATTTGCTGTTCGGCTCGGTGCTGGCGGTCGATCAGGCGAGCCTGTTTTTGATGACCGGCATTACCGGCGCGACGCTCATGGCCCTTGCGATCGCCTATCGGCCATTGGTGATGGCGATATGCGATCCCGCCTTTCTGAGCAGCCAGGGCGGACGGACGACATTGTATCATTTGCTGTTTCTGGCGCTGACGGCGATGAATCTGGTCGCGGGATTCCAGGCCATGGGAACGCTGATGGCCGTCGGCCTGATGATCATTCCCGCCATTGCGGCGCGCTTTTGGGTCAAGCATATCGACGCCATGCTCGGGCTTGCCGTGCTGATCGGCGTTTCGGCGGGGATGGCGGGATTGCTGATATCGTATCATGCCAGCGTCGCGTCCGGCCCGGCGATCATCCTGGTCGCGGGAGTCTTCTACCTCGCATCATTTCTGCTGGGCCATCATGACAGCCTGCGGGCACGATACTGGCCGCGACGGCATCTGACGCAGTAA
- a CDS encoding metal ABC transporter ATP-binding protein produces the protein MLELCDLSAGYERHPAVHHISAKFPPGSLTAIVGPNGGGKSTLLKAITGTIPLMSGHIIRTGIGAKDCAYLPQQSEVDREFPLRVIDLVNFGHWRRTGLAGGITPAMLEASRAALARAGMSAFAERPIASLSVGQFQRVLFARIIVQDAKLILLDEPFAPIDSRTVADLAPLLQQWRNEGRIIMAVMHDFSVVREFCENALLLARELVAIGPAAEVLRDENLQRAKLLAESWRDGAPQCDRDLPPHDHGHHHGHHAHDHSHHHHGEGDAS, from the coding sequence ATGCTGGAACTATGCGACCTCAGCGCCGGATATGAACGGCATCCCGCCGTGCATCACATATCGGCCAAATTTCCGCCCGGCAGCCTGACCGCCATCGTCGGCCCGAACGGCGGCGGCAAAAGCACGCTTCTGAAAGCCATTACCGGGACGATCCCGCTGATGTCGGGCCATATCATCCGCACCGGCATCGGGGCCAAAGACTGCGCCTATCTGCCGCAGCAAAGCGAAGTCGACCGCGAATTTCCGCTGCGGGTCATCGATCTGGTCAATTTCGGCCATTGGCGGCGGACGGGCCTGGCCGGAGGGATCACGCCCGCCATGCTGGAGGCAAGCCGCGCCGCGCTGGCGCGCGCGGGCATGTCCGCCTTCGCCGAACGGCCTATCGCCAGCCTTTCCGTGGGACAGTTTCAGCGCGTGCTGTTCGCCCGCATCATCGTCCAGGACGCGAAGCTGATCCTGCTGGACGAGCCTTTCGCCCCCATCGACAGCCGCACCGTCGCCGATCTGGCCCCCCTGCTCCAGCAATGGCGCAACGAAGGCCGCATCATCATGGCCGTCATGCATGATTTCAGCGTGGTGCGCGAATTCTGCGAAAATGCCCTGCTGCTCGCCCGCGAACTGGTGGCCATCGGCCCGGCGGCGGAAGTCTTGCGGGACGAGAATTTGCAACGGGCCAAATTACTGGCCGAAAGCTGGCGCGACGGAGCACCGCAATGCGATCGCGATTTGCCGCCGCACGATCACGGCCATCATCATGGGCATCATGCCCACGATCATTCTCATCACCATCATGGCGAAGGTGACGCGTCATGA
- a CDS encoding urate hydroxylase PuuD, translated as MSKILEGLYTALAASVALAVLMFLYLHGDLLADSTTGQMAAINAMIWLHVVAGILWIGLLWYFNMVQIPTMPKIPPELKPAIGKFIAPNALFWFRWSALATVVTGLAVAFLRGYLHEALALQMPARTIGIGMWLALIMAFNVWFIIWPNQKKALGIVATDDAAKAKSARIAMLTSRANFVLSLPMLYCMVSQNIAG; from the coding sequence ATGAGCAAAATTCTGGAAGGGCTATATACCGCGCTGGCCGCCAGCGTCGCGCTCGCCGTCCTGATGTTTCTGTATCTGCATGGCGACCTGCTCGCGGATTCCACCACCGGCCAGATGGCCGCCATCAATGCCATGATTTGGCTGCATGTCGTGGCCGGAATCCTGTGGATCGGCCTACTGTGGTACTTCAACATGGTGCAAATCCCCACGATGCCGAAAATCCCCCCGGAACTGAAGCCCGCTATCGGCAAATTCATCGCCCCGAACGCTCTGTTCTGGTTCCGCTGGTCGGCCCTGGCAACCGTGGTCACGGGACTGGCGGTCGCGTTTCTCAGAGGCTATTTGCATGAAGCCCTGGCTCTGCAGATGCCCGCGCGGACGATCGGCATCGGCATGTGGCTGGCGCTGATCATGGCGTTCAATGTCTGGTTCATCATCTGGCCGAACCAGAAAAAGGCGCTCGGCATCGTCGCCACCGATGACGCCGCGAAGGCCAAATCGGCGCGCATCGCCATGCTGACGTCGCGCGCCAATTTCGTTCTGTCGCTGCCGATGCTGTATTGCATGGTTTCGCAGAACATCGCGGGATGA
- a CDS encoding squalene/phytoene synthase family protein, which translates to MSNPIPPNQPEIALLQELKAQDRDFYALCLFAPAAARGDLAALFGFHAALARVRDQVSEPMMGHIRLQWWRDALTALGTKGQPRHIVLDRLAAVQQRGIDLGPLQILIDARDAELAGTPPLPRSLYEPLATVAAAIVGQKQNAPLYARAAENYDAPDEAKIVALRRDIAMLPRHERRAGMPMLLMNDLARFDLAHPKRRKTAPSRLLYLLWRGMVIKSCPKIA; encoded by the coding sequence ATGTCAAATCCGATCCCACCTAATCAGCCGGAAATCGCCCTTTTGCAGGAATTAAAGGCTCAGGATCGCGATTTTTATGCCTTATGCCTGTTTGCCCCTGCCGCGGCGCGGGGCGATCTGGCGGCCCTGTTCGGCTTTCATGCCGCCTTGGCGCGCGTGCGGGATCAAGTGTCGGAACCCATGATGGGGCATATCCGCCTGCAATGGTGGCGGGATGCTCTAACCGCGCTCGGAACCAAGGGACAGCCGCGCCATATCGTGCTCGACCGGCTGGCGGCCGTTCAGCAGCGGGGCATCGATCTCGGCCCGCTGCAAATCCTGATCGACGCGCGCGACGCGGAACTGGCCGGAACGCCCCCTCTTCCCCGCAGCCTATACGAACCGCTGGCGACCGTCGCGGCCGCCATAGTGGGGCAAAAGCAAAACGCCCCGCTCTATGCGCGCGCCGCCGAAAATTACGATGCGCCGGACGAAGCGAAAATCGTGGCCCTGCGCCGCGATATCGCCATGCTGCCGCGCCACGAAAGGCGAGCGGGAATGCCGATGCTGCTGATGAACGACCTGGCGCGCTTCGATCTCGCGCACCCGAAGCGCCGCAAGACCGCGCCTTCGAGGCTGCTCTATCTGCTATGGCGCGGAATGGTGATTAAGTCTTGTCCCAAGATTGCATAA